From a region of the Daphnia pulicaria isolate SC F1-1A chromosome 1, SC_F0-13Bv2, whole genome shotgun sequence genome:
- the LOC124316644 gene encoding F-box/LRR-repeat protein 20-like produces MNTMEHFNIGDLITAELHKLIVPTWYRYNYDQFLNFFPKLEKLQALVLCHSNIDNSCLKILGTWCKNLRILDVNGCNRLTDTGIEWLIRKPTELSKTLEELLVNCAAVTKRGIKMAVENFPALKVVANGSTFDVLVEVAQSAAQAQPHKNSSFTRLVIRSAGVYTSGQLGSVVRYCPSLFEIIIEVKVGFTDTDLFCLTSLKNLQILKLLNHRRNSYGEEITFDKGLAPVLKVIGGSLKVLNLSYFEFVDIWTIVKFCPNLMALAFENQCQSLSVLSEKEVIELRNEKGRVYFKDLKLLGCGCNLSNDILFDLLSCPLLENVDLVFCDALTDDFLQKVMANGFLKNLQLLRLQSCHLVTKQGLDELAIKDNILKKIRIYFCEKLTGDNVFEWHKIACDKNWELHIDFKSFGTEHITIEV; encoded by the exons CGCTATAATTACGATCAGTTCTTGAATTTCTTCCCCAAGCTTGAAAAACTGCAAGCGTTGGTATTGTGTCATTCTAATATTGATAATTCTTGTTTAAAAATCTTAGGGACTTGGTGTAAAAACTTAag gaTATTGGATGTTAACGGTTGCAATAGATTGACGGACACTGGCATTGAATGGTTAATTCGCAAACCAACGGAACTGAGCAAGACTCTTGAAGAATTGTTGGTGAACTGCGCTGCTGTAACAAAAAGAGGAATCAAAATGGCTGTAGAGAATTTTCCAGCCTTGAAGGTCGTCGCGAATGGCAGCACCTTTGATGTCTTAGTGGAAGTGGCTCAGTCAGCGGCGCAAGCTCAACCACACAAAAATAGTTCATTCACTCGTCTAGTCATTCGCTCTGCTGGAGTATATACAAGCGGTCAACTTGGATCAGTAGTGCGATATTGCCCATCGCTTTTCGAAATCATTATTGAGGTTAAAGTGGGATTCACAGATACTGATCTGTTTTGCCTAACGAGTTTGAAGAACCTACAGATTCTCAAACTCTTAAATCATCGCCGAAATTCTTATGGAGAAGAAATAACCTTTGATAAGGGCCTTGCTCCAGTGCTGAAGGTAATCGGAGGTTCATTAAAAGTCCTTAACCTTTCATACTTTGAATTCGTTGACATTTGGACCATCGTCAAATTTTGTCCCAATTTAATGGCCTTGGCCTTCGAAAATCAATGCCAAAGTTTAAGTGTCTTGTCTGAAAAGGAAGTAATTGAATTGCGTAATGAAAAAGGTcgagtttattttaaagatcTTAAGCTTCTAGGGTGCGGCTGTAATCTTTCAAATGACATTCTATTTGATTTACTATCTTGTCCTTTACTAGAGAACGTTGACTTAGTATTTTGTGACGCGCTCACTGACgattttttacaaaaagtaATGGCGAATGGCTTCTTAAAAAATCTACAGTTATTACGTTTACAATCCTGTCATTTAGTGACAAAACAGGGATTAGATGAACTAGCGATAAAAGACaatattcttaaaaaaatacgcatctatttttgtgaaAAGCTAACTGGCGATAACGTATTtgaatggcacaaaattgCATGTGATAAAAATTGGGAATTGCATATAGACTTTAAGAGTTTTGGTACTGAACATATTACCATTGAAGTATAA
- the LOC124316147 gene encoding uncharacterized protein LOC124316147: MAVENFPALKVVANGSTFDVLVEMAQSAAKAQPHKNSSFTRLAIHSAGVYTSGQLGSVVRYCPSLFEIIIEVKVGFTDTDLFCLTSLKNLQILKLVFHQQSNNGREITFDKGLVPVLKVIGSSLKVLYLSYFQFVDIWTIVKFCPNLMALAFENQCQSLSVLSEKEVIELRNEKGRVYFKDLKVLRCGYNLSNDILFDLLSSPLLESVDIDFCDALTDDLLQNVMANGFLKNLKLLRIESCRLVTKQGLDELAIKENIFKKLSIYFCEKVTGDNVFEWQKIACDQNWELNIDFKSFGNEHININV, from the coding sequence ATGGCTGTAGAGAATTTTCCAGCCTTGAAGGTCGTCGCGAATGGCAGCACCTTTGATGTCTTAGTGGAAATGGCTCAGTCAGCGGCGAAAGCTCAACCACACAAAAATAGTTCATTCACTCGTCTAGCCATTCACTCTGCTGGAGTATATACAAGCGGTCAACTTGGATCAGTGGTGCGATATTGCCCATCGCTTTTCGAAATCATTATTGAGGTTAAAGTGGGATTCACAGATACTGATCTGTTTTGCCTGACGAGTTTGAAGAATTTACAGATTCTCAAACTAGTTTTTCATCAGCAAAGTAATAATGGAAGAGAAATAACCTTTGACAAGGGCCTTGTTCCAGTGCTGAAGGTAATTGGAAGTTCATTAAAAGTTCTTTACCTTTCATACTTCCAATTTGTTGACATTTGGACCATCGTCAAATTTTGTCCCAATTTAATGGCCTTGGCCTTCGAAAATCAATGCCAAAGTTTAAGTGTCTTGTCTGAAAAGGAAGTAATTGAATTGCGTAATGAAAAAGGTcgagtttattttaaagatcTCAAGGTTCTACGGTGCGGCTACAATCTTTCAAatgacattttatttgatttactaTCTAGTCCTTTACTAGAGAGCGTTGACATAGATTTTTGTGACGCGCTCACTGACGATTTGTTACAAAACGTAATGGCAAACGGCTTCTTAAAAAATCTGAAGTTATTACGTATAGAATCTTGTCGTTTAGTGACAAAACAGGGATTAGATGAACTAgcgataaaagaaaatatttttaaaaaattaagcatctatttttgtgaaAAGGTAACTGGCGATAACGTATTTGAATGGCAAAAAATTGCTTGTGATCAAAATTGGGAATTGAATATAGACTTTAAGAGTTTTGGTAATGAACATATTAACATTAACGTATAA